A portion of the Thermofilaceae archaeon genome contains these proteins:
- a CDS encoding DUF4038 domain-containing protein, translating into MGVKISETRDYFLRDGSYFFYLAYELAERFTAMPFKRPIVNGEPCYEGMGWFGRYGRFTRADVRRAVWWSLLSGAKAGVAYGALGIWNWHKTGYTFPDERIWGASFDWRVVLSFPGASDAAYAKWIFEKYRLYEMNPANELLIDSQPGVRVAKGRDGLAVYAPYAWRIKLAVDPSGYVWEGIDLEARRVIKPKVKAEGSVTVVEVAEAYNDVLILASMR; encoded by the coding sequence GTGGGAGTGAAGATCTCGGAAACAAGGGACTACTTTCTCAGGGATGGCTCCTACTTCTTCTACCTGGCCTACGAGCTGGCGGAGCGGTTCACGGCGATGCCCTTCAAGCGGCCGATCGTCAACGGCGAGCCCTGCTACGAGGGGATGGGCTGGTTCGGCAGGTACGGCAGGTTCACGCGCGCCGACGTGAGAAGAGCTGTGTGGTGGAGCCTACTATCTGGGGCTAAGGCGGGCGTAGCCTACGGGGCGCTCGGCATCTGGAACTGGCATAAGACGGGCTACACTTTCCCCGACGAGAGGATCTGGGGAGCCTCGTTCGATTGGAGGGTCGTGCTATCCTTCCCCGGAGCATCCGACGCAGCCTACGCGAAGTGGATCTTCGAAAAGTACAGGCTATACGAAATGAACCCCGCGAACGAGTTGCTCATCGACAGTCAACCCGGAGTCAGGGTAGCTAAGGGGAGGGATGGGCTGGCCGTGTACGCGCCGTACGCCTGGCGGATCAAGCTAGCCGTAGACCCGTCGGGGTACGTATGGGAGGGGATCGACCTTGAGGCTCGGCGGGTAATAAAGCCGAAAGTTAAAGCTGAGGGTTCCGTCACAGTAGTCGAAGTGGCTGAAGCGTACAACGACGTGCTCATTCTCGCGTCAATGCGTTGA
- a CDS encoding FprA family A-type flavoprotein, whose amino-acid sequence MDVNFHVERVLGNLFLLRVDDARVRFFEALWEIPEGVTYNAYLLTTEEGAVLFDGWKQEFSDAFVEALQRLIDPRDIRVVVTHHAEPDHSGTTGKLAEVAPRALFVGHPIAGRILRSHFGVERFKPLMDGEALELGGYRIRAVHTPWLHWPDSIVTFIDGEGVLLTCDVFGSYSIPPLFDDQADLAKLSRSIRKYIITVIGHYIDWIPKGIEKVSKAVGQPRIIAPGHGVVYRSNPQWVVEEYLRVASGQPVKGKVVLTGLTMYGNVKRAMETVREEMEANGWRVVYYGFNDKERPHISEILTDASDAELLIIGTPVYEAQPHPIIDHLIKLIAAKLPHRKSMPILILASYGWSPGATSKHVSELLIKQGFSRVKIVDFEGAQLKPSIKEELKALTAS is encoded by the coding sequence GTGGACGTAAATTTCCATGTGGAGAGGGTTCTGGGCAACCTCTTCCTACTCAGAGTCGATGACGCGAGGGTGAGGTTTTTCGAGGCTCTCTGGGAGATACCGGAGGGTGTAACCTACAACGCGTACCTGCTCACGACGGAGGAGGGTGCGGTGCTATTCGACGGGTGGAAGCAGGAGTTCAGCGACGCCTTCGTTGAAGCGCTCCAGCGCTTGATCGATCCCCGAGATATCAGAGTAGTCGTCACCCACCACGCCGAGCCCGACCACTCCGGCACAACGGGGAAGCTGGCGGAAGTCGCGCCGAGAGCGCTCTTCGTTGGACACCCGATCGCCGGTAGGATCCTGAGGTCCCACTTCGGGGTTGAGAGGTTCAAACCCTTAATGGATGGTGAAGCGCTGGAGCTGGGCGGTTACAGGATAAGAGCCGTGCATACGCCGTGGCTCCACTGGCCCGATAGCATCGTCACTTTCATCGATGGTGAGGGAGTCCTCCTTACGTGCGATGTTTTCGGCAGCTACTCCATACCACCGCTCTTCGACGATCAAGCGGACCTGGCGAAACTGTCCCGGAGCATCAGGAAGTACATCATAACGGTGATCGGGCACTACATCGACTGGATCCCGAAGGGCATCGAGAAGGTGAGCAAGGCCGTAGGCCAGCCGCGCATCATAGCTCCCGGCCACGGGGTGGTCTACCGGAGCAATCCACAGTGGGTTGTAGAAGAGTACCTCCGCGTAGCCTCCGGGCAGCCCGTAAAGGGCAAGGTAGTTTTGACCGGCTTAACAATGTACGGAAACGTGAAGAGGGCTATGGAGACGGTCAGGGAGGAGATGGAGGCGAACGGGTGGAGAGTCGTATACTACGGATTCAATGACAAGGAGAGGCCGCACATCAGCGAGATCCTGACCGACGCGTCCGACGCTGAGCTGCTCATCATAGGCACACCGGTGTACGAAGCACAACCACACCCGATAATCGACCACCTAATCAAGCTCATAGCCGCGAAGCTACCGCACAGGAAGTCCATGCCAATCCTGATTCTCGCATCGTACGGTTGGTCTCCCGGGGCGACCAGCAAGCATGTGTCAGAGCTCCTGATAAAACAGGGCTTCTCGAGAGTGAAGATCGTTGATTTCGAGGGGGCTCAACTAAAACCGTCAATCAAGGAGGAGCTCAAAGCTCTCACAGCGAGCTAA
- a CDS encoding cysteine synthase family protein, whose amino-acid sequence MVHERAIDLVGRTPMVKLRRLTRAEVYVKLEYLNPTGSHKDRIALCMIREAERRGLLKPGGTVVEASSGNTAISVAWLASQLGYKAVIVVEEDASPAKVAVIKALGARVVFARRVPWGHPDHPVNVAKRLAEELGGIYLNQFENEANVRAHYETTAPEIYSELGDRLGAFVMGIGTGGTIAGVAKYLRERGARARIIGVVPRGSPIETRQPTLGEPIEGLATSSISGIFERYRSLIDEIVTVSYEEARETMLRLAREEGILGGLSTGANIAAALKVEDRVEGAIVTLAPDSLFRYTHLL is encoded by the coding sequence ATGGTTCACGAGCGTGCGATCGATCTCGTCGGGAGGACTCCGATGGTTAAACTGCGTAGGCTGACGAGGGCTGAGGTGTACGTGAAGCTGGAGTACCTTAACCCGACGGGTAGCCATAAGGATCGCATAGCTCTCTGCATGATCAGGGAGGCCGAGCGGAGGGGGCTGCTGAAGCCCGGCGGCACGGTGGTCGAAGCGTCTAGCGGCAACACCGCGATCTCGGTCGCGTGGCTCGCGTCCCAGCTCGGCTACAAAGCCGTCATAGTCGTCGAGGAGGACGCTTCGCCGGCTAAGGTGGCAGTCATCAAAGCGCTCGGCGCGCGAGTGGTCTTTGCACGTAGAGTCCCGTGGGGGCACCCGGATCACCCGGTGAACGTGGCTAAGCGGCTGGCGGAGGAGCTCGGCGGAATCTATCTGAACCAGTTTGAGAACGAGGCGAACGTCCGAGCCCACTACGAGACAACGGCCCCCGAGATCTACTCCGAGCTGGGCGATCGCCTGGGAGCCTTCGTGATGGGCATCGGCACTGGCGGCACGATAGCGGGCGTAGCGAAGTACCTGAGGGAGAGAGGGGCTCGCGCGAGGATCATCGGGGTGGTGCCTAGGGGGTCGCCGATCGAGACGCGCCAGCCCACCCTCGGCGAGCCCATTGAGGGGCTAGCGACGAGCTCGATCTCCGGCATCTTCGAGCGCTACAGGAGCCTAATCGATGAAATCGTCACTGTCAGCTACGAGGAGGCGCGAGAAACGATGCTCAGGCTGGCCAGGGAAGAGGGGATACTGGGAGGGCTTTCAACGGGCGCAAACATTGCAGCCGCCCTAAAGGTCGAGGATCGGGTGGAGGGCGCGATCGTTACCCTCGCTCCAGACTCGCTGTTCAGGTACACGCACCTACTCTAA
- a CDS encoding glutathione S-transferase N-terminal domain-containing protein: MRYGELPPHATSNPGIGVEEVTLFVDGGEESREAEELLQRKGLKYRKIDVSSNGLRGWLLFEYGTAKVPLLVMGGTVLVGLEEIKNFCSK; this comes from the coding sequence GTGCGCTACGGAGAACTCCCCCCGCACGCTACAAGTAACCCGGGGATCGGTGTGGAGGAGGTAACACTCTTCGTAGACGGCGGGGAGGAGTCGAGGGAGGCGGAGGAGCTTCTCCAACGTAAGGGGCTGAAGTATAGGAAGATCGACGTCAGTTCCAACGGGTTGAGGGGGTGGCTCCTCTTCGAGTACGGGACAGCCAAGGTACCCCTGCTCGTCATGGGCGGAACCGTGCTCGTGGGCCTTGAGGAAATCAAAAACTTCTGCTCCAAGTAG
- the thiL gene encoding thiamine-phosphate kinase, translating into MEEELIARAWKFFRRDPAELLGYDDAQAVALGGLLVVKVDVFDETTDWLPGMSMADAGWKAAVAALSDVLVKGAKPLGVLLGLGLPEDSYDAADELFQGVEEACRRMGAHVWGGDTNLSDHLYLSVTAVGVAERLVPRGGAQPGDVLMVAGFGILSPVAYAVLLENAPLCPGAEAAIRRAYRPEPVDAGFWLNVSRYATASIDDSDGFALSLHYLAEASGVRLELDNLPMGQQLVECAEAWGRDPVELALYRGGEEYSFIFTVPPDKVEHVLAEAEKRGVKVHVIGRVARGTGVHLKGYGEVQRKGWSFGSWRDSTRSLLISGQGLPA; encoded by the coding sequence GTGGAGGAGGAATTAATCGCTAGAGCGTGGAAGTTCTTCCGTAGAGATCCAGCGGAGCTCCTGGGTTACGACGACGCGCAGGCTGTAGCCCTCGGCGGGCTTCTAGTTGTTAAAGTCGACGTTTTCGACGAGACGACAGACTGGCTCCCCGGGATGTCGATGGCGGATGCGGGCTGGAAGGCCGCGGTAGCGGCGCTGAGCGACGTGCTCGTCAAGGGTGCAAAACCGCTGGGGGTTCTGCTGGGCCTCGGCCTCCCCGAGGATTCGTACGACGCGGCGGATGAGCTATTCCAGGGGGTTGAGGAGGCTTGCAGGAGGATGGGGGCTCACGTGTGGGGCGGGGATACAAACCTCTCCGACCACCTCTACCTGTCCGTCACCGCGGTAGGGGTTGCCGAGAGGCTCGTGCCGAGAGGGGGTGCCCAGCCCGGTGACGTGCTGATGGTCGCGGGCTTCGGCATCCTCTCACCGGTCGCCTACGCCGTCCTGCTGGAGAACGCCCCCCTATGCCCCGGGGCCGAGGCTGCGATCCGCAGGGCTTACAGGCCCGAGCCGGTTGACGCTGGCTTCTGGCTCAACGTCTCGCGCTACGCTACAGCTTCGATCGACGACAGCGACGGCTTCGCCCTCTCGCTGCACTACCTGGCTGAGGCGAGCGGGGTGAGGCTGGAGCTGGACAACCTCCCCATGGGCCAGCAGCTCGTTGAGTGCGCTGAAGCGTGGGGGAGGGATCCGGTGGAGCTCGCTCTCTACCGCGGCGGGGAGGAGTACTCGTTCATCTTCACGGTACCACCAGACAAGGTGGAGCACGTGCTCGCGGAGGCAGAGAAGCGCGGGGTTAAGGTACACGTGATCGGGAGGGTTGCGCGAGGCACGGGCGTACACCTCAAGGGCTATGGGGAGGTTCAGAGGAAGGGCTGGAGCTTCGGTTCGTGGAGAGATTCCACCCGCTCACTTCTTATATCAGGTCAGGGTCTCCCCGCGTGA
- a CDS encoding HEPN domain-containing protein has protein sequence MTVPLDEEEYGRWMLSARRTLESSRRDAEAGDFNWACFKAHQAAEKALKALLWGVGSPVFGHSLVSLVNRLAEAGFEVDERVRELAARLSKFYTPTRCPDVWEEGVPEDYYTRSEAEEAIRQAEEVISWVEAKWKSLRGG, from the coding sequence GTGACCGTCCCGCTCGATGAGGAGGAGTACGGGAGGTGGATGCTCAGCGCCAGGAGGACCCTGGAGTCATCGAGAAGGGACGCGGAAGCGGGCGACTTCAACTGGGCTTGCTTCAAGGCTCACCAGGCGGCCGAGAAGGCTCTCAAGGCCCTCCTCTGGGGGGTGGGTTCACCGGTCTTCGGGCACTCCCTCGTGTCCCTCGTCAACCGCCTGGCGGAGGCCGGCTTCGAGGTGGACGAGAGGGTGAGAGAGCTGGCTGCCAGGCTAAGCAAGTTCTACACTCCAACCAGGTGCCCTGACGTATGGGAGGAAGGCGTCCCCGAAGACTACTACACGCGCTCCGAGGCGGAGGAAGCTATAAGGCAGGCTGAGGAGGTCATAAGCTGGGTTGAGGCTAAGTGGAAGTCGTTAAGAGGAGGGTGA
- a CDS encoding nucleotidyltransferase domain-containing protein, translating into MEVVKRRVKEREEVVERAREYALSLKGRYSVFLVGSYARGDFNVWSDVDLVVIGEFEGGVLERLEELEAPPRFEVIPLTPAEALRGAEKGNPLMVELVEKGLTLRDDFRIRDALRERLSCRRGKSPSCKG; encoded by the coding sequence GTGGAAGTCGTTAAGAGGAGGGTGAAGGAGCGCGAGGAGGTGGTTGAGAGAGCGCGCGAGTATGCGCTATCGCTAAAGGGTAGGTACTCGGTCTTCCTGGTCGGCTCGTACGCGAGGGGCGACTTCAACGTATGGAGCGACGTCGACCTGGTGGTGATCGGGGAGTTCGAGGGGGGAGTCCTCGAGCGGCTGGAGGAGCTTGAAGCGCCCCCGCGCTTCGAGGTAATCCCCCTGACTCCGGCGGAGGCCTTGAGGGGAGCCGAGAAGGGGAACCCCCTGATGGTGGAGCTAGTCGAGAAGGGGTTGACGCTGAGGGACGACTTCCGCATTAGGGACGCGTTGAGGGAGAGGCTTTCCTGTAGGCGTGGGAAAAGCCCCAGCTGCAAGGGATAA